The following are from one region of the Ruficoccus sp. ZRK36 genome:
- the ffh gene encoding signal recognition particle protein, whose protein sequence is MLENLTDRMSKALRNLRGIGKLTEDNMAEALKEVRTALLSADVHFKVARQFVEDVKAAALGQEVLASVTPGQQIVKIINDELENLLGEGAGKLLDKKPLRIMLVGLHGSGKTTTSVKLAKRLAKEGYKPALVGCDVYRPAAIDQLETLCRQEDLPCYTDRDSKNVPKIGRAGMDWAKDQERNLIIFDTAGRLQIDHDLIDEVKKLRDKVMPDEVLLVADAALGQEAVNVAQHFNEAVNLTGIVLTKLDGDARGGAALSMKTITGVPIKFMGTGEKMDDFDIFHADRMAQRILGMGDVVSLVEKAQDNIDEKEAQRLAEKMQRAEFDFEDFLAQMRQVKKMGSIGSLVKMMPGMSGLEVGDAEENKLKQTEAMILSMTVQERRKPLILNASRRKRIADGSGTTVRDVNQLIKQFGQMRKMMKMMRGSKGRKMMKKMGGMAGLGGGKGGMPDLGSLGGGGKGGLPPGLGM, encoded by the coding sequence ATGCTCGAGAACCTGACAGACCGCATGTCGAAGGCCCTGCGCAACCTGCGCGGCATCGGCAAACTGACCGAAGACAACATGGCCGAGGCCCTCAAAGAGGTCCGCACCGCCCTGCTTTCGGCCGACGTGCACTTCAAGGTGGCCCGGCAATTCGTCGAGGATGTCAAGGCAGCCGCGCTCGGTCAGGAGGTATTGGCAAGCGTCACCCCCGGTCAGCAGATCGTCAAAATCATCAATGACGAGCTGGAAAATCTGCTCGGTGAAGGTGCCGGCAAGCTCCTGGACAAGAAGCCCTTGCGCATCATGTTGGTCGGCCTCCACGGCTCCGGTAAGACCACCACCTCGGTCAAGCTCGCCAAGCGTCTGGCCAAGGAGGGCTACAAGCCCGCGCTCGTCGGCTGTGACGTGTATCGGCCCGCCGCCATCGACCAGCTGGAGACCCTTTGCCGTCAGGAAGACCTCCCCTGCTACACTGACCGCGACTCGAAAAACGTCCCCAAGATCGGCCGCGCCGGGATGGACTGGGCCAAGGACCAGGAGCGCAACCTCATTATTTTTGACACCGCCGGCCGCCTCCAGATCGACCACGACTTGATCGATGAGGTCAAAAAGCTGCGCGACAAGGTCATGCCCGACGAGGTGCTCCTCGTCGCCGACGCCGCTCTCGGCCAGGAGGCCGTTAACGTCGCCCAGCACTTTAACGAGGCCGTCAATCTGACCGGTATCGTGCTGACCAAGCTCGACGGTGACGCCCGCGGCGGTGCCGCCCTGTCCATGAAGACCATCACCGGCGTGCCCATCAAGTTCATGGGTACGGGCGAAAAGATGGACGACTTTGACATCTTCCACGCCGACCGCATGGCCCAGCGCATTCTCGGCATGGGCGACGTTGTCTCGCTGGTGGAAAAGGCCCAGGACAACATCGACGAAAAGGAAGCCCAGCGTCTGGCCGAAAAGATGCAGCGCGCCGAGTTCGACTTTGAGGACTTCCTCGCGCAGATGCGTCAGGTCAAAAAGATGGGCTCCATCGGCTCGCTGGTTAAAATGATGCCCGGCATGAGCGGTCTCGAGGTCGGCGACGCCGAGGAGAACAAGCTCAAACAGACCGAGGCCATGATCCTCTCTATGACCGTGCAGGAGCGCCGCAAGCCCCTCATCCTGAACGCCAGCCGCCGCAAGCGTATCGCCGACGGCTCCGGCACCACCGTGCGCGACGTCAACCAGCTCATCAAGCAATTCGGCCAGATGCGCAAGATGATGAAGATGATGCGCGGCTCCAAGGGCCGAAAGATGATGAAGAAAATGGGCGGTATGGCAGGACTCGGCGGCGGCAAGGGCGGCATGCCCGACCTCGGCAGCCTCGGTGGCGGCGGTAAAGGCGGCCTCCCCCCCGGTCTGGGGATGTAA
- a CDS encoding alpha/beta hydrolase, whose amino-acid sequence MKKSIPLLCILLSTCIGHAADSLPEGLPSLPDTSSYPQGFNRALQAVQAAPVQHVDVEDITIAYKTLGEGEPLFCITGNGDTMDLWSPIFIYRLSLTHKVYIFDNRGAGLTTEGTAPFTIEQFAKDTAGFIRAMGYEKTDLLGFSMGSRIAAQLTIDQPALIKKVVLYGCAPGGKVEIKRSAATQKIFSDTSGTEQQKAERMFSVLIPADWRAAHPDTSRYFPKVTETITPEVRAKQMSAVANWPGIYDQLKTIQTPTLIMAGTADEVVPPGNALLLVEQIPASWLVRFRDGGHGMMFQFPSQLARAVDTFLATSN is encoded by the coding sequence ATGAAAAAGTCGATCCCGCTCCTGTGCATTCTCCTATCCACCTGCATCGGCCATGCTGCCGATAGTCTTCCCGAGGGTCTCCCCTCACTACCAGACACCAGCAGCTATCCCCAAGGCTTTAATCGCGCGCTCCAGGCCGTGCAGGCAGCCCCGGTGCAACACGTCGATGTAGAGGACATCACCATCGCCTACAAAACACTTGGTGAAGGTGAGCCGCTGTTCTGCATCACCGGCAACGGCGATACCATGGACCTGTGGAGTCCGATATTCATCTACCGTCTGTCGTTGACCCACAAGGTCTACATCTTTGACAACCGCGGAGCCGGGCTGACCACCGAGGGCACGGCGCCCTTTACCATCGAGCAGTTTGCAAAGGATACCGCCGGGTTCATCCGCGCCATGGGCTACGAAAAGACCGATCTACTCGGCTTCTCCATGGGCTCACGTATCGCCGCCCAGCTCACCATCGACCAGCCTGCGCTGATCAAAAAAGTCGTTCTCTATGGCTGCGCCCCCGGCGGTAAAGTCGAGATCAAGCGCTCCGCCGCCACCCAGAAGATATTCTCCGACACCTCCGGCACCGAGCAGCAGAAAGCCGAGCGGATGTTCAGCGTGCTGATCCCTGCGGATTGGCGAGCGGCCCACCCCGACACGTCCAGGTACTTCCCCAAGGTGACTGAAACCATCACCCCCGAGGTCCGCGCCAAGCAGATGAGTGCGGTGGCAAACTGGCCGGGCATTTACGATCAGCTCAAAACGATCCAAACGCCCACCCTGATCATGGCCGGTACGGCGGACGAAGTCGTCCCCCCCGGTAATGCGCTCCTGCTGGTCGAGCAGATCCCGGCCTCGTGGCTGGTGCGCTTCCGTGACGGCGGCCACGGCATGATGTTCCAGTTCCCCTCCCAACTGGCACGCGCCGTCGATACCTTTCTGGCCACCTCGAACTAG
- a CDS encoding phosphoribosylanthranilate isomerase, whose amino-acid sequence MINDLTVKVCGITRMADAELALELGADYVGMICYAKSPRSVTLEQARDLCNRIPAGKRVFVDVATGTDELENFADLGFDAFQLHFDLDLGLATVAAWSGIVGAQSLWLAPRLPEGEEFPQAVLEFADTVVLDSPSKGLYGGTGKTGNWERFAELSTLYQHKRWVLAGGLGPDNVAEAVRKSGATMIDVNSGVESQPGIKDHAKLRDLFAALKE is encoded by the coding sequence GTGATCAACGACCTCACCGTCAAAGTATGCGGCATCACCCGGATGGCCGACGCCGAGCTCGCCCTGGAGCTGGGGGCGGACTATGTGGGCATGATCTGCTACGCCAAGTCGCCCCGATCTGTGACGCTGGAGCAGGCGCGTGACCTGTGTAACCGTATCCCGGCGGGCAAGCGCGTCTTTGTCGATGTGGCCACTGGCACCGACGAGCTGGAGAACTTCGCCGACCTCGGCTTCGATGCCTTTCAGCTGCACTTTGACCTGGATCTTGGACTCGCCACCGTTGCTGCCTGGTCCGGGATTGTGGGGGCGCAGTCGCTGTGGCTGGCCCCGCGTTTACCCGAGGGGGAGGAGTTCCCGCAGGCGGTGCTGGAGTTCGCGGATACGGTTGTCCTCGATAGCCCGAGCAAGGGCCTGTACGGCGGTACCGGTAAAACGGGCAACTGGGAGCGTTTCGCGGAGCTCTCCACGCTCTACCAGCACAAGCGCTGGGTGCTGGCTGGTGGGCTGGGCCCGGATAATGTGGCTGAAGCTGTCCGCAAGAGCGGTGCGACCATGATCGACGTCAACAGTGGCGTCGAGAGCCAGCCCGGTATCAAAGATCACGCCAAGCTGCGCGACCTCTTTGCTGCGCTAAAGGAGTAG
- a CDS encoding RNA-binding protein, protein MSQGLDAKRNTMDIYVGNLPYELDEQTLQEAFAAYGEVEKAKIIMDHETGRSKGFAFVTMTDNEAGQNAIAELNGAELNGRPMKVNEARPREERPRRDFGGGGFGGGGGGGFRKPGGFKRGGGGGYGGGGGGGHRGGRDRRGGRGGYQDGFGD, encoded by the coding sequence ATGTCTCAAGGGCTAGACGCCAAAAGGAATACAATGGACATCTACGTGGGGAACCTCCCCTATGAACTAGACGAGCAGACGCTCCAGGAAGCCTTCGCCGCTTACGGTGAAGTCGAAAAAGCAAAAATCATCATGGATCATGAAACGGGCCGCTCCAAGGGCTTCGCTTTCGTTACCATGACGGATAATGAAGCAGGCCAGAATGCTATCGCCGAACTTAACGGCGCTGAGCTCAATGGCCGTCCCATGAAAGTTAATGAAGCACGTCCCCGTGAGGAACGTCCCCGCCGTGATTTCGGTGGCGGCGGTTTCGGCGGCGGTGGTGGCGGTGGCTTCCGCAAGCCGGGCGGTTTTAAGCGCGGCGGTGGCGGCGGCTACGGCGGCGGCGGTGGCGGTGGCCATCGTGGAGGTCGCGATCGTCGTGGCGGTCGTGGCGGCTACCAGGACGGTTTCGGAGACTGA
- a CDS encoding carboxy terminal-processing peptidase has product MIFARTLSLALVLLCAAGVNLRAEPLSSVPFETTGTMREETRYLIQCLETQHYLNQPLTELDSSGFIESYIQDLDPQHLFFLQSEVDAYEARFGPSLHLFLDRGRLYPAFVIFEDYRDRVIKRVAWAQERLKEDFSFESEDTFAPDRSKTEWPTTEAEAEALWEKRIEYQVLDQILSEIDNDEVAVSEEVEKSADDKVTEVVAEQVEVPEITPEMLSEARDAISKQYDRMEKSVTELEASEVQEIFLTALTHMYDPHSTYFSAASLEEFSIAMRNSLVGIGAVLSDEEGYCTVKELLPGGPAERSRELDPEDKILAVAQGKNGEFVDVVGMKLTKIVKMIRGKEGTLVRLLVRPAKGDPSDRKTVNLVRDEIKLTANLASAEVFDVPAGNTTVPIGVIELPAFYGSGDPASDEPSTTHDVKELIGKLKEMGVKGLVLDLRRNGGGLLTEAIGLTGLFIPDGPVVQVRDAMGQIMGRADEDEGVAWDGPLIVLVSRFSASASEIVAGALKNHNRAIIVGDEETHGKGTVQAIFEMNRSNFLSSVKPRRGAAKVTVQKYYLPDGTSTQIKGVNSDIILPSANMFLPIGEDDLPNAMAWDSINPMTWAYGVDFEPTGEPISQSLIEDLRSRSAERQDKLEEFIYLKENIDWVKKRREQTDYSLNLNQRLALRKQDEIFQDKMEEGLRELASLNYTSQDVLLRVTEEQNAEHEAYLAELAERDASDEKEIKILPDAGPDTVGAEDAASTAAEFKPKSKLEVDSLESAAEVVYTPKESFDPDADAQESESVTVTKSEEGDTETVQIEVDEEEDDLPNFDIHLREALRIMADWVEIGVQAERSASLAATEKSDKNG; this is encoded by the coding sequence ATGATATTTGCCAGAACTCTCTCCCTTGCCCTCGTTCTGCTCTGTGCTGCCGGGGTCAACCTCCGGGCTGAGCCTCTCAGCAGTGTGCCATTCGAGACGACAGGCACCATGCGGGAGGAGACCCGCTACCTGATCCAGTGCCTGGAAACCCAGCACTACCTGAACCAGCCCCTGACTGAGCTGGACAGCTCCGGTTTTATCGAGTCGTACATCCAGGACCTTGATCCGCAGCATTTGTTTTTTCTCCAGAGCGAAGTGGATGCCTACGAGGCGCGTTTTGGTCCCAGCCTGCACCTGTTTCTGGACCGCGGGCGACTCTACCCGGCATTTGTGATTTTTGAGGATTACCGGGACCGTGTTATCAAGCGCGTGGCCTGGGCTCAGGAGCGTCTGAAGGAGGACTTCAGCTTCGAGAGCGAGGATACCTTTGCGCCGGATCGCTCGAAGACCGAATGGCCCACGACCGAGGCCGAGGCGGAGGCCCTTTGGGAAAAGCGCATCGAGTACCAGGTGCTCGACCAGATTTTGAGCGAGATTGATAACGACGAGGTCGCTGTGAGCGAGGAGGTCGAGAAGTCCGCCGATGACAAGGTGACGGAAGTGGTGGCCGAGCAGGTGGAGGTCCCCGAGATCACCCCGGAGATGCTTAGCGAAGCCCGTGACGCGATTTCCAAGCAGTACGACCGCATGGAGAAGTCGGTCACTGAGCTGGAGGCCAGCGAAGTGCAGGAGATTTTCCTCACCGCGCTGACGCACATGTACGATCCGCACTCGACGTATTTTTCCGCCGCCTCGCTGGAAGAGTTTTCGATCGCCATGCGTAACTCGCTGGTCGGTATCGGCGCCGTCCTCTCGGACGAGGAAGGCTACTGTACCGTGAAGGAACTGCTCCCCGGCGGTCCCGCTGAGCGCAGCCGTGAGCTTGACCCCGAGGACAAGATCCTCGCCGTCGCCCAGGGCAAAAACGGTGAGTTTGTCGATGTGGTCGGGATGAAGCTGACCAAGATCGTCAAAATGATCCGTGGCAAGGAAGGCACTCTGGTGCGCCTGCTTGTGCGCCCCGCCAAGGGCGACCCCTCCGACCGCAAGACCGTCAACCTCGTGCGTGATGAGATCAAGCTCACCGCCAACCTTGCCAGCGCGGAGGTCTTCGATGTGCCGGCCGGTAATACCACGGTGCCCATCGGCGTGATCGAGCTGCCCGCTTTTTACGGCTCCGGCGATCCGGCCTCTGACGAGCCCAGCACCACGCACGATGTGAAGGAGCTGATCGGTAAGCTTAAGGAAATGGGCGTCAAGGGCCTCGTGCTGGACCTGCGCCGCAATGGTGGCGGCCTGTTGACGGAGGCTATCGGCCTGACCGGACTTTTTATCCCGGATGGGCCTGTCGTGCAGGTGCGTGACGCCATGGGGCAGATCATGGGCCGTGCAGATGAGGATGAGGGAGTGGCCTGGGATGGCCCGCTCATCGTGCTCGTCTCGCGCTTCAGCGCCTCGGCTTCCGAGATCGTGGCTGGTGCCCTGAAAAACCACAACCGCGCCATCATCGTCGGTGACGAGGAAACGCACGGTAAGGGTACCGTGCAGGCGATCTTCGAGATGAACCGCTCGAACTTCCTCTCCTCTGTCAAGCCCCGCCGTGGCGCGGCCAAGGTGACCGTCCAAAAGTACTACCTGCCCGACGGCACCTCGACCCAGATCAAGGGTGTGAATTCAGACATTATCCTGCCCTCGGCAAACATGTTCCTGCCCATCGGGGAGGACGACCTGCCCAATGCCATGGCCTGGGACTCGATCAACCCGATGACCTGGGCCTACGGGGTCGACTTTGAGCCGACCGGTGAGCCGATCAGCCAGTCGCTGATTGAGGACCTGCGCAGCCGCAGCGCCGAGCGTCAGGACAAGCTGGAAGAGTTTATCTATCTCAAGGAGAATATCGACTGGGTGAAAAAGCGTCGTGAGCAGACCGACTACTCGCTGAACCTGAACCAGCGCCTCGCCCTGCGTAAGCAGGACGAGATCTTCCAGGATAAAATGGAAGAAGGGCTCCGCGAGCTGGCCTCGCTCAACTACACCTCGCAGGATGTGCTCCTGCGTGTAACCGAGGAGCAGAACGCCGAACACGAAGCCTACCTGGCGGAGCTGGCAGAGCGCGATGCCTCCGATGAGAAAGAGATCAAAATCCTCCCGGATGCTGGCCCCGATACCGTTGGGGCCGAAGATGCCGCCTCAACGGCTGCCGAATTTAAGCCCAAGTCGAAGCTCGAGGTGGACAGCCTCGAATCCGCGGCTGAGGTCGTATACACACCCAAGGAATCTTTTGATCCGGATGCTGATGCGCAGGAGAGTGAATCCGTCACGGTGACCAAAAGCGAAGAAGGGGACACCGAAACGGTGCAGATCGAGGTCGATGAAGAGGAAGACGACCTGCCAAACTTCGACATCCATCTGCGTGAGGCACTCCGCATTATGGCGGACTGGGTCGAGATCGGCGTGCAGGCTGAGCGGTCCGCATCGCTCGCCGCCACCGAGAAATCCGATAAAAATGGTTAG
- a CDS encoding rhomboid family intramembrane serine protease: MGKNPPYLYWFLGVLVGGFVLQMMLVAWFRMSGVLSSWVALSPSGLMSFKVWTLASYALLHGGFWHLLGNGLGIFFLGRALLPEVGHKRLTQLSVVMIVAGGVLWTLVHLTSPGSVLIGASAASLGLLTLFCLLHPDETITLLLFFILPLRLQPKWLLWGALAINGAGFLFYEIPMLFGAPPLLDMGPVGWSAHLGGMLVGYLYYAFVMRGVSAPWMPRRSVKIEPPSWMRRKKAAAGSARPFKLNISNRSALRKEVDRILDKINHEGFGALNAEERDILEQAKDILNK; the protein is encoded by the coding sequence ATGGGCAAGAATCCCCCGTATCTGTACTGGTTCCTGGGGGTACTGGTTGGCGGCTTTGTGCTGCAGATGATGTTGGTGGCGTGGTTCCGCATGAGCGGCGTCCTCAGTAGCTGGGTGGCCCTGAGCCCCAGTGGCCTGATGTCCTTTAAGGTCTGGACGCTGGCCAGCTACGCGTTGCTGCACGGGGGCTTCTGGCACCTGCTGGGCAACGGCTTGGGGATTTTCTTTTTGGGGCGCGCGCTGCTGCCCGAGGTGGGGCATAAGCGCCTTACGCAGCTGAGTGTGGTCATGATCGTAGCGGGTGGAGTGCTCTGGACGCTGGTTCACCTGACCTCGCCGGGAAGCGTCCTCATCGGGGCCTCGGCGGCCTCGCTCGGGCTGCTGACTTTGTTCTGCCTGCTGCATCCGGACGAGACGATTACGCTGCTGCTGTTTTTTATCCTGCCGCTGCGCCTCCAGCCCAAGTGGCTGCTGTGGGGAGCGCTTGCGATTAACGGTGCGGGTTTCCTTTTTTATGAGATCCCCATGCTCTTTGGCGCTCCGCCCTTGCTGGATATGGGGCCGGTGGGCTGGTCCGCGCACCTGGGTGGTATGCTGGTGGGATACCTCTACTACGCCTTTGTGATGCGCGGTGTGAGCGCACCGTGGATGCCCCGCCGCAGTGTGAAAATCGAGCCGCCGAGCTGGATGCGCCGGAAAAAAGCCGCCGCTGGCTCAGCCCGTCCCTTTAAGCTTAATATCAGCAATCGCAGTGCCTTGCGCAAGGAGGTGGACCGCATCCTCGATAAGATCAATCACGAGGGCTTCGGCGCCCTCAATGCCGAGGAACGCGACATCCTGGAGCAGGCCAAGGACATCCTGAACAAATAG
- a CDS encoding ferredoxin, with protein MADIGDKWPENISGKFYVDEQCIDCDLCRETAPDYFARNDDGGYSYVYKQPESQDGIDQCTEALEGCPVEAIGDDGDD; from the coding sequence ATGGCTGATATAGGAGACAAGTGGCCCGAAAACATCTCTGGGAAATTTTATGTCGATGAACAATGCATCGACTGCGACCTGTGCCGTGAAACGGCGCCGGATTATTTCGCTCGCAATGACGACGGTGGGTATTCCTACGTCTATAAGCAACCTGAGTCGCAGGACGGTATCGACCAGTGCACGGAAGCCCTCGAAGGCTGCCCGGTCGAAGCTATCGGCGACGACGGCGACGACTAA
- a CDS encoding TrkH family potassium uptake protein gives MNYRIISKLLSVIVATLAVAFLICLGMGQVFDQSVREDGTLDEWLICSTIACVLTLVFVMLGRHSGKKLLRKEALTVIGVGWILASVVGALPYYLILEEASMADAIFETASGLTTTGASVFGNLESIPTSLLFWRCLSQWIGGLGVVVFFVALLSSLGAGAKILFSNESSGHSTDIESGRVQHGVLQIMYVYLGLSTICAVVYHLCGMDWFDALCHMFATVSTGGFGTYNSSVTAFNSPLIEWMVVLFMALGGTSFFVMLRMVRGDVRYVRSNTEFISYLVIMAAFSIVITLILLAEGTYGDFEEAFRLSTFQAVSLMTSTGFSTADFQMWPNAVHTLLLAAMIVGGCSGSTGGGTKVVRVVVALKMARRQIEHAFRTRVVRPLTMNGRVLDKDDQDNVMNYIVLLTIVCVVSVPIVSLFQHRLSFEGAFSAMLACLFNVGPGFNEVGPTQNYSYFSEAAKLFLSLLMIMGRLELYAVLVLFAPSLWKRFS, from the coding sequence GTGAACTACCGTATCATCAGCAAACTGCTCAGCGTCATCGTCGCTACGCTGGCTGTCGCCTTTCTCATCTGCCTCGGCATGGGCCAAGTCTTTGACCAATCGGTGCGCGAGGACGGGACTCTGGACGAATGGCTCATCTGCTCAACCATCGCGTGTGTCCTGACGCTGGTCTTTGTGATGCTGGGGCGTCACTCAGGTAAAAAGCTCCTGCGCAAGGAGGCCCTGACTGTGATCGGGGTGGGGTGGATCCTGGCCAGTGTGGTCGGAGCTCTGCCGTACTACCTGATCCTGGAGGAGGCCTCGATGGCTGACGCGATCTTCGAGACGGCCTCCGGCCTGACGACGACGGGGGCCTCCGTCTTTGGGAACCTGGAGAGCATCCCGACCAGCCTGCTGTTCTGGCGCTGCCTGAGCCAGTGGATCGGTGGTCTCGGGGTCGTTGTTTTCTTCGTCGCGCTGCTGTCCTCACTGGGGGCCGGGGCCAAGATCCTTTTCTCCAATGAATCCTCGGGACACTCGACGGATATCGAGTCGGGCCGGGTGCAGCACGGGGTGCTGCAGATCATGTATGTTTACCTGGGGCTCTCCACCATCTGCGCGGTGGTTTACCACCTGTGCGGGATGGACTGGTTTGACGCGCTCTGCCATATGTTTGCCACGGTCTCCACGGGGGGATTTGGGACTTACAACAGCAGCGTGACGGCCTTTAACAGCCCCCTGATCGAGTGGATGGTGGTGCTCTTTATGGCTCTGGGCGGGACGAGCTTCTTCGTCATGCTGCGCATGGTCCGCGGGGACGTCCGCTATGTTCGCTCGAACACCGAGTTTATCTCCTATCTGGTGATTATGGCCGCTTTCAGTATCGTTATTACGCTGATCCTGCTGGCGGAGGGCACCTATGGCGATTTTGAGGAGGCGTTTCGGCTGAGTACCTTTCAGGCGGTCTCGCTGATGACCAGTACGGGGTTCTCGACGGCGGACTTCCAGATGTGGCCCAACGCCGTGCACACGCTCCTGCTGGCGGCGATGATCGTGGGCGGTTGCTCCGGCTCGACCGGGGGCGGGACCAAGGTCGTGCGCGTGGTGGTGGCTCTGAAAATGGCCCGGCGGCAGATCGAGCACGCCTTTCGCACGCGGGTGGTTCGGCCTCTGACCATGAACGGCCGGGTGCTCGACAAGGACGATCAGGACAACGTCATGAACTACATCGTGCTCTTGACGATCGTGTGCGTGGTCTCAGTGCCCATCGTGTCGCTCTTCCAGCATCGCTTGAGCTTTGAGGGGGCTTTTTCGGCCATGCTGGCCTGCCTCTTCAATGTGGGGCCGGGCTTTAACGAAGTGGGGCCGACGCAGAACTACTCGTACTTTTCCGAGGCCGCCAAGCTGTTCCTGTCACTGCTGATGATCATGGGGCGCCTGGAGCTCTACGCCGTACTGGTGCTGTTCGCTCCCTCCCTGTGGAAGCGGTTCTCCTGA